The Pseudomonadota bacterium genome has a window encoding:
- the trxA gene encoding thioredoxin TrxA, producing MSANVVHVTDTSFDEEVLRSDVPVLVDYWAQWCAPCRMIAPILDEISEEYKSKIKVAKLNIDENPLTPPKYGIRGIPTLMMFKEGNVEATKVGALSKSQLAAFISSYI from the coding sequence ATGAGCGCTAATGTCGTCCATGTAACCGATACGAGTTTCGACGAAGAAGTGTTAAGGTCCGATGTGCCGGTTTTGGTGGATTATTGGGCACAATGGTGCGCGCCCTGCCGGATGATCGCCCCGATCCTCGATGAGATCTCCGAAGAGTATAAATCCAAAATCAAGGTGGCCAAGCTCAATATCGACGAAAATCCGCTGACGCCGCCCAAGTATGGCATTCGCGGAATTCCCACCTTGATGATGTTCAAGGAGGGGAACGTCGAGGCCACGAAGGTCGGCGCGTTATCGAAATCTCAATTGGCGGCCTTTATCAGCAGTTACATTTAA
- a CDS encoding DEAD/DEAH box helicase, whose translation MEKTHLTHLTFAELGLSQSLLDGLNDAGFACCTPIQAQTLPLALDGQDVAGQAQTGTGKTIAFLLAAMHRLLCVAPAPNRKPNQPRAVVVAPTRELVLQIHHDALLISRFTALRIALVYGGVDYEKQRAALGEKPDLLIATPGRLIDYHKQRAVDFRAVEVTVLDEADAMFDFGFIRDIRFLLRRMPPPPERLTLLFSATLSWRVHELAYEHMNNPHIVVIDPDKVTVDQVTQRLYHIESKDKLALLLGLLQQIKSPRVLVFVNTKRGAETVSITLNANGLAGKALSGDVPQKQRQALLGRFARGELSTLIATDVAARGLHIPEVSHVINFDLPQNAEDYVHRIGRTARGGVSGDAISFACEEYVYSLPEIEAFIGHKIPVARVDAQILAPSMTKMPRSRRPRARRPSGVRRTAPANR comes from the coding sequence ATGGAGAAAACGCATCTCACGCATCTCACGTTCGCCGAACTTGGGCTTTCCCAGAGCCTGCTCGACGGGTTAAACGACGCCGGGTTCGCATGTTGTACGCCGATCCAAGCGCAAACTCTGCCACTGGCGCTCGACGGACAGGATGTGGCGGGGCAGGCGCAAACAGGCACCGGCAAGACCATTGCTTTCTTGCTCGCGGCGATGCACAGGCTTTTGTGCGTCGCTCCCGCGCCGAATCGCAAGCCGAATCAGCCGCGCGCGGTGGTGGTGGCGCCTACGCGCGAGTTGGTCCTGCAAATTCACCACGATGCCTTGCTCATCAGCCGCTTTACCGCGCTCCGCATTGCTTTGGTCTACGGCGGGGTGGATTACGAAAAGCAGCGAGCGGCGCTCGGGGAAAAGCCGGATCTGCTCATCGCCACGCCCGGCCGCCTGATCGATTACCACAAACAACGGGCGGTCGATTTTCGCGCCGTCGAGGTCACGGTGCTCGATGAGGCCGATGCGATGTTTGATTTCGGCTTTATCCGCGATATTAGATTTTTGTTGCGGCGCATGCCGCCGCCGCCCGAGCGACTCACACTGCTGTTCTCGGCCACCTTGTCGTGGCGGGTCCACGAGCTGGCCTACGAGCACATGAACAACCCTCATATCGTGGTCATCGACCCGGACAAGGTCACGGTCGACCAGGTAACGCAGCGGCTCTACCATATCGAGAGCAAGGACAAGCTGGCGTTGCTGTTGGGTTTATTGCAGCAGATCAAATCGCCGCGCGTCCTGGTCTTCGTCAACACCAAGCGCGGTGCCGAGACGGTATCGATTACTCTCAATGCCAACGGGCTTGCGGGAAAGGCTCTATCGGGTGACGTACCGCAGAAACAGCGCCAAGCGTTGCTTGGCCGCTTCGCGCGCGGCGAGCTGTCGACATTGATCGCCACGGATGTGGCCGCGCGTGGATTACACATTCCCGAGGTCAGTCATGTCATTAATTTCGATCTGCCGCAAAATGCCGAGGATTATGTCCACCGGATCGGGCGTACGGCACGGGGAGGCGTCAGCGGAGATGCGATCAGCTTCGCTTGTGAAGAGTATGTCTATTCCTTACCCGAGATCGAAGCCTTCATCGGCCATAAAATCCCGGTGGCGCGCGTCGACGCTCAGATCTTGGCGCCTTCCATGACCAAAATGCCGCGAAGCCGGCGCCCGCGGGCGCGCCGCCCCTCTGGGGTCCGGCGAACGGCTCCAGCCAACCGGTGA
- the rho gene encoding transcription termination factor Rho, translating into MNLTELKLKPVSELIEIGEGMGLEGVARSRKQDVIFGILKAHAKKGEDISGNGVLEILQDGFGFLRSGDSSYLAGPDDIYVSPSQIRRFNLRTGDTISGKIRPPKDGERYFALLKVNEINFEPPEAAKNKVLFENLTPLFAHERLKLEIGNGTTEDLTPRVIDLVAPIGRGQRGLIVSPPKAGKTVMLQSIAHSLELNHPDCYLMVLLIDERPEEVTEMERSVKGEVISSTFDEPATRHVQVAEMVIEKAKRLVEHKIDVVILLDSITRLARAYNTVVPASGKVLTGGVDANALQKPKRFFGAARKIEEGGSLTIIATALIDTGSRMDDVIYEEFKGTGNMEIHLDRRIYEKRIFPAININRSGTRREELLTDSDELQKMWILRKLLNPMDEVAAMEFLLERLKATKTNPEFFDSMRR; encoded by the coding sequence ATGAATCTAACAGAGCTTAAGCTAAAACCCGTATCGGAACTCATCGAGATCGGCGAAGGCATGGGTCTCGAAGGCGTGGCGCGCTCGCGCAAGCAAGACGTCATCTTCGGGATCCTCAAGGCGCATGCCAAGAAAGGCGAGGATATCTCCGGTAACGGTGTGTTGGAGATCCTTCAGGACGGGTTCGGGTTTCTGCGCTCCGGCGATAGCTCCTACCTCGCGGGTCCCGACGATATTTACGTCTCGCCGAGTCAGATCCGGCGATTCAACCTGCGCACCGGCGACACGATCTCGGGGAAAATCCGGCCGCCGAAGGACGGCGAACGCTACTTCGCGCTCCTCAAGGTCAACGAGATTAACTTCGAACCCCCGGAGGCGGCCAAGAATAAGGTCCTGTTCGAAAACCTCACCCCGCTGTTCGCGCACGAACGGCTGAAGCTCGAGATCGGCAACGGCACCACCGAGGACCTGACGCCGCGTGTCATCGATCTCGTGGCGCCGATCGGACGGGGCCAGCGAGGTCTCATCGTATCGCCGCCTAAAGCGGGCAAGACTGTGATGCTGCAAAGCATCGCGCACTCGCTTGAGCTCAACCATCCGGACTGCTACCTCATGGTGCTGCTGATCGACGAGCGTCCGGAGGAAGTCACGGAGATGGAGCGTTCCGTGAAGGGTGAAGTCATCTCGAGCACCTTCGATGAACCCGCTACCCGCCACGTGCAAGTGGCGGAAATGGTCATCGAGAAAGCCAAGCGTTTAGTCGAGCACAAAATCGATGTGGTTATTTTGCTCGACTCGATCACGCGCTTGGCGCGCGCGTACAATACCGTCGTGCCGGCCTCGGGCAAGGTGTTGACCGGCGGCGTGGACGCCAACGCCTTGCAAAAACCCAAGCGCTTCTTCGGGGCCGCCAGAAAGATCGAGGAAGGCGGGAGCTTGACGATTATCGCTACTGCCCTGATCGACACCGGCTCGCGTATGGACGATGTGATCTACGAGGAATTCAAAGGCACCGGGAATATGGAGATCCATCTCGACCGCAGGATCTACGAGAAACGCATCTTCCCGGCGATCAATATCAACCGCTCGGGGACGCGCCGAGAAGAATTGCTGACCGACAGTGATGAGCTGCAAAAGATGTGGATCCTGCGCAAGCTCCTCAACCCTATGGACGAGGTAGCGGCTATGGAGTTTCTCTTGGAGCGGCTCAAGGCTACGAAGACCAATCCCGAGTTCTTTGATTCGATGAGGCGGTGA
- a CDS encoding DUF3301 domain-containing protein, producing MADTIALLVLAVGIWFWNDSARTREQTLKYCRDACRELDIQLLEETVALAHTRLKRDARGHFLVHRWYRFEFSTDGTDRHRGVASVAGQIVEFVRFEHPQGPLIIPSSRPHEVA from the coding sequence GTGGCGGATACGATCGCTCTCCTAGTGCTGGCCGTTGGGATATGGTTCTGGAACGATTCAGCGCGGACACGGGAGCAAACCCTGAAATATTGTCGCGATGCCTGCCGCGAATTGGATATTCAGCTACTCGAAGAGACCGTGGCGCTCGCTCATACCAGACTCAAGCGTGACGCGCGAGGCCATTTTTTGGTGCACCGCTGGTACCGCTTTGAGTTCAGCACCGACGGCACGGACCGCCATCGGGGTGTGGCCTCCGTCGCCGGGCAGATCGTTGAGTTCGTTCGCTTCGAACACCCGCAAGGCCCGCTCATAATCCCGTCTAGCAGGCCGCATGAGGTCGCCTAA
- a CDS encoding aldehyde dehydrogenase family protein, whose translation MTMRDVYPCYVANRPEQPNGDLEVTDKYSGEVAARVALADAKTIDRAIQKTVEATGPMARLPAYARAKVLHHCVKRFEKRAEELALLLCVEAGKPIKDSRGEVMRLIDTFRIAAEEATRMTGEVLPLDITPRAKGYVGMWKRVPIGPCSFISPFNFPLNLAAHKVAPAIAAGCPFVLKPASRTPLGALIIGEVLAETDLPEGAFSILPCHRDGAGLFTEDPRLKFLSFTGSAAVGWGLKAKAGKKKVTLELGGNAACLVDEDADPEDAVERIIFGAFYQSGQSCISVQRILIHERIYEAFRSKLVATTQKLKCGDPKDESTFIGPLISDAEATRLDGWIQDAVKAGARLLCGGQRRGAMLEPTLLENVPKTEDVCTQEAFGPVAVLAPFRSFEAALDEINDSEFGLQAGLFTRDLYKAHRAWERLDVGSVVIGDVPSWRVDHMPYGGVKDSGLGREGVRFAMEDMTEIRLLVVRTPPKDQ comes from the coding sequence ATGACGATGCGGGACGTATACCCGTGTTATGTGGCGAACCGGCCCGAACAGCCCAACGGGGATCTCGAGGTCACCGACAAATACAGCGGCGAGGTAGCGGCCCGCGTGGCTCTGGCCGACGCGAAAACCATCGACCGCGCCATTCAGAAAACGGTCGAGGCCACCGGGCCCATGGCCCGCCTGCCCGCTTATGCGCGGGCCAAAGTGCTCCACCACTGCGTAAAGCGCTTCGAAAAGCGAGCCGAGGAGCTTGCGCTGCTCCTTTGTGTCGAGGCCGGAAAGCCCATTAAGGATAGCCGGGGCGAAGTCATGCGCCTCATCGATACGTTTCGGATTGCCGCCGAGGAAGCCACTCGAATGACGGGGGAGGTGCTTCCCTTGGACATTACTCCGCGCGCCAAAGGATATGTGGGGATGTGGAAGCGGGTGCCCATCGGGCCTTGCTCGTTCATATCCCCCTTCAACTTTCCGCTCAATCTAGCCGCCCATAAAGTAGCGCCTGCCATTGCCGCGGGTTGCCCTTTCGTTCTCAAGCCGGCGAGCCGAACCCCCTTGGGCGCTCTCATCATCGGAGAGGTGCTCGCCGAGACCGACTTGCCCGAAGGCGCTTTTTCGATCTTGCCCTGCCACCGGGACGGAGCCGGCCTGTTCACCGAGGATCCGAGGCTCAAGTTTCTGAGCTTCACGGGCTCTGCGGCCGTCGGATGGGGCCTCAAGGCGAAGGCGGGCAAGAAAAAGGTCACCCTCGAGTTGGGAGGCAACGCCGCTTGCCTCGTCGACGAGGACGCCGATCCCGAGGACGCCGTCGAGCGCATTATTTTCGGAGCGTTCTACCAATCCGGTCAGAGTTGCATCAGCGTACAACGAATCCTGATCCACGAAAGAATATACGAGGCTTTTCGATCCAAGCTCGTGGCCACCACCCAAAAATTGAAATGCGGTGATCCCAAGGATGAATCGACGTTCATCGGCCCGTTGATTTCCGATGCGGAAGCCACGCGTCTGGACGGCTGGATTCAAGATGCAGTGAAAGCGGGCGCACGTCTTTTGTGCGGAGGCCAGCGGCGGGGGGCGATGCTGGAGCCCACCCTGTTGGAAAACGTGCCCAAGACCGAGGACGTGTGCACGCAGGAGGCGTTCGGGCCGGTGGCGGTGCTGGCTCCTTTTCGATCGTTCGAGGCGGCCCTGGACGAAATCAACGATAGTGAATTTGGGCTGCAGGCCGGACTCTTCACGCGCGATCTCTACAAAGCCCACCGCGCCTGGGAGCGGCTCGATGTGGGTAGCGTGGTCATCGGTGACGTTCCCTCGTGGCGCGTGGATCACATGCCCTATGGCGGCGTGAAAGACAGCGGACTAGGTAGGGAGGGCGTGCGTTTCGCCATGGAAGACATGACCGAAATTCGTCTCTTGGTTGTGCGCACTCCGCCGAAAGACCAGTAG